TCTGGTACACCTATACGAGCGCAAAGGATATTGTCAACGGTAAGAAGTATCACGACAAGGGGTTTGCATTTACCATTCCTTTCGACATGTTCTTGAGACAGAGCAGCCGCAACTATATCGGCTACGGAATGTCGGTCTGGCTGCGCGATCAAGGAGCTCAGGCGGAAACTGGCAAAACCCTCTTTTCAACAATCCAAGACGAGCGCTATAACTACGACGATAAATAAATAGTAAAAAGGTAGATGTTTATGAAAATGAAAGAGAGAGAAACCTGCAGGGTGTCTCAAGGGTCTATCGTTGACGTTTTTGACCTTGGGAATCTTCCTATATCTTGTTTCCCTCGTCCATCAGATCCAGCTCCCGAAGAGCACCCCGTAGTTCTCGCTTTAAACGAGAAGTCGGGCCTCGTTCAGCTTAGACATACAGTCGATCCAGACGAGATGTATAGCGAGTACTGGTACATGTCCGGCGTTAACCAGTCGATGAAGACGGCTCTTAAGTCGATCGTTGATGAGGTCACAAAGCGAAGCAGACTTCCTCTGAACGCTGGAGATATCGTTCTGGATATCGCTTCAAACGATGGCACCCTTCTCAGCTTCTATCCTGAAAATTTATTTAGAGTGGGAATCGACCCAGCAAAAAATATTAAGCCGAAAAACTGCAATCTACATATTAACACCTACTTCAGCGCTGCTGCATACAAAGCCCAATTAGGAGATAGAAAGGCGAAAATCGTGACGAGTATTGCGATGTTCTACGATCTTGAAGATCCAGTGGCCTTTGCAAGAGATGTGCGCGATGTTCTAGACGAAAATGGCATCTGGGTTATCGAGCTGAGCTACCTCCCAACGATGCTGGAACTCAACTCATTTGATACGATCTGCGCTGAGCACCTTGAATACTACTCTCTGACATCGATCGAGTACATTCTTTCGAAAGTCGGGATGGAAGTAGAGGATGTCGAACTAAACGGCGTAAACGGAGGGAGCTTTAGGCTCTACATCCGCCACAAGGGCAAAGCCCAAGAGACAGCTGCGGTAAGAGAGATGCGTCAAAAAGAGCAGAACTCCGATCTCACAAGCTCGTCTGTCTATTATGCTTTTGCGTCGAGAGTAGAGAGAAATAAGCAGGAGATGATCGCTTTTCTTAAAGAACAGAAGAAGTTAGGAAAAAAAGTCATCGGATATGGCGCCTCTACAAAGGGGAACACGATTCTCGCTTATTATGGAATTGGCCCTGATCTAGTGCCATTTGTCGCAGATCGCAATCCGATTAAATGGGGAAGACAGACAGTTACGAGAATACCCATTATTTCAGAAGATGAAGCAAGAGCGATGAATCCCGACTATCTACTCGCTTTTCCCTACCACTTCATGAGTGAATTCTTGGAGAGAGAGGTCGACTTCCTGAAAAGAGGCGGCAAATTCATCTCTCCCATTCCGAAACTCACCATCTTCAGCTAGCATAGCTGAACAGTAAGAGTTACAGGATAGGTAGGATCGCCGCAAAATCCGGCGGCAAGATAAGTAGGATAGGAAGAGATGATGCGTAAAATCTTCTCTTTTATCCTGCATATCCTGCCGCGAAGCGATCCTCTTTATCCTGTTACTCTTTTTTTCTTTAAAGCTTGTGAGGGAAGAGGAGCTCGGAGGCTTTTTTTGCTACGGCTGCAGGGGAAATGTTGCGCATGCAACTATTTTGGGTGCACTGCGCATACTTCTTTCCATCATAGCAGGGAGCGCAGGGCATTCTCTCCCAAAAAACATGAATGTTTTCAGAGGGAGATACCTTCTCGCTAGGGTTTGTTGGCCCGAAAAGAGCGATTGTGGGGCATTCTGCTAATTTAGAAAGGTGTAGAGGCCCGCTGTCGTGCGTGATAAACAATTTGGTTTTTTTCAACAGCATGACCAGTTCTAAAAGAGAGAGCTTTCCTATTAAATTATGGTAAGTGATCTCAGAGAGTAGGGGCTCGATCCAGTGATCCGATTCTGCTCCCGTTACAATGAGATTTACAGGTAGAGAAGAGAGCTGCTTCAAAAGATCCGCATAGTGCGAAGCAGGCCAGCGACGCAGGGGGTTGTCCGAAAGGGCGTTCTTTGCACCGCCTGGCGCAACTACAACAATGGGACGAGAAGGAAGAGAGGCGAGAAATCCCTCTAGAAAAGGAGTGGTCTCTAGATGGAGCTTGGGAAAAGAGGGAGAAGGAGAGAGAGGGCCTTCCGTTGGATCTGCCAAGCGATTGTATTCATATAGATGGTATCTTCCGAAAAGAGGAAAAGACCTCTTTTGTCTTCGATTAAAAAACCGGTGAAGTTTTTTTCTGCAAAATAGAGAGATGAGCTGGTAGCGCGGGTCGGGGTGCGCTGTGATGACTAGATCAAAACGCCTAAAAAACAAGACTCGCCAGATAGCAATAAGAGCAAGGATGCGCCTTCCTGCTCCTCGTTGAAATAACTGAGTCTCATCAATTAATAACATCTCATCTGTTAATGCAGCCGCTTCAACAAGAGGCGCTGCACTCTTTCCGCAGAGCCAGGTGATATGAGCATTGGGGTGTTTTTGTCTAAGAAGGGAGAGCATGGGAAGCGACATCACGACATCGCCAATTGCGCCAATTTTAACGATTAAAATGGAGTTGATCTCTCTGGACATGTCGAGGATTGTAAAGAGGAGGATCAATGGGCGCAATAAATTGATTAGAGGTCGTCGAGGAGGAGGGGGGCTGCATAGGAGAGGATAAAGTCGGCTCCTGCCCGCTTCATGCATAGGAGGCCTTCTAGAAAGGTCGCCTTTGCGTCGAGGTAGCCCTTTTCATGGGCAGCGATCACCATGGCATACTCTCCGCTCACATGGTAGGCGCAGATGGGAAGATGGAGGGTTTCGCGGATTTTGGCGATGATATCTAGATAAAAGAGGCCTGGTTTGACCATTAAAATGTCGGCTCCCTCTTCTGCATCGAGGGTCGCCTCGAGAAGCGCTTCTCTTACATTCGCAGGATTCATCTGATAGCCGCGCTTGTCTCCAAAGCTCAGCTTTGATCCTAGTGTATCTCGGAATGGGCCATAGAGAGATGAGGCAAATTTTGCAGTGTAAGCGAGGATGCCAACCTCATGCTTTGCGTGTGCATCCAGCCTCTGTCGAATTGCTCTCACTCGTCCATCCATCATATCGCTTGGCGCAACGAAGTCCGCTCCGCATGAGCCGTGCAGTAGTGCCATCTGCGCAAGAATTTCGACGGTGCGGTCGTTGTCTACCTCTCTATTCTCGCCTACGATGCCATCGTGTCCATGAGAAGTAAACGGATCCAATGCGATATCTGTGATCACGCAGAGCGAGGGGATCTCTTTTTTGATAGCCTTAATCGCTTGGGGAATGATCCCCTCTTCTCTTAGAGCCTCGCTTCCTAAAAGATCCTTCTCTTC
This Chlamydiales bacterium DNA region includes the following protein-coding sequences:
- a CDS encoding methyltransferase domain-containing protein, whose product is MKMKERETCRVSQGSIVDVFDLGNLPISCFPRPSDPAPEEHPVVLALNEKSGLVQLRHTVDPDEMYSEYWYMSGVNQSMKTALKSIVDEVTKRSRLPLNAGDIVLDIASNDGTLLSFYPENLFRVGIDPAKNIKPKNCNLHINTYFSAAAYKAQLGDRKAKIVTSIAMFYDLEDPVAFARDVRDVLDENGIWVIELSYLPTMLELNSFDTICAEHLEYYSLTSIEYILSKVGMEVEDVELNGVNGGSFRLYIRHKGKAQETAAVREMRQKEQNSDLTSSSVYYAFASRVERNKQEMIAFLKEQKKLGKKVIGYGASTKGNTILAYYGIGPDLVPFVADRNPIKWGRQTVTRIPIISEDEARAMNPDYLLAFPYHFMSEFLEREVDFLKRGGKFISPIPKLTIFS
- a CDS encoding glycosyltransferase family 9 protein, with product MSREINSILIVKIGAIGDVVMSLPMLSLLRQKHPNAHITWLCGKSAAPLVEAAALTDEMLLIDETQLFQRGAGRRILALIAIWRVLFFRRFDLVITAHPDPRYQLISLFCRKKLHRFFNRRQKRSFPLFGRYHLYEYNRLADPTEGPLSPSPSFPKLHLETTPFLEGFLASLPSRPIVVVAPGGAKNALSDNPLRRWPASHYADLLKQLSSLPVNLIVTGAESDHWIEPLLSEITYHNLIGKLSLLELVMLLKKTKLFITHDSGPLHLSKLAECPTIALFGPTNPSEKVSPSENIHVFWERMPCAPCYDGKKYAQCTQNSCMRNISPAAVAKKASELLFPHKL
- the hemB gene encoding porphobilinogen synthase; translated protein: MKRPRRNRRSHAIRSMVQETTLSPADLVAPLFVVPGHKRKEELEKLPHVFRYSIDQLLIEAEALHKKGLPAIALFPVISSEEKDLLGSEALREEGIIPQAIKAIKKEIPSLCVITDIALDPFTSHGHDGIVGENREVDNDRTVEILAQMALLHGSCGADFVAPSDMMDGRVRAIRQRLDAHAKHEVGILAYTAKFASSLYGPFRDTLGSKLSFGDKRGYQMNPANVREALLEATLDAEEGADILMVKPGLFYLDIIAKIRETLHLPICAYHVSGEYAMVIAAHEKGYLDAKATFLEGLLCMKRAGADFILSYAAPLLLDDL